In Sulfuracidifex metallicus DSM 6482 = JCM 9184, a single window of DNA contains:
- a CDS encoding antibiotic biosynthesis monooxygenase encodes MINIGFYYRVKKGHEKEFEGRFWDVVSSNVEGMKSAKLYKNVMDPQEYMIYTEWTSLEAFRNFMKSQGYKETVDYGKSILDGIPTHRILQPIDEEMEKVSGSTI; translated from the coding sequence ATGATCAACATAGGTTTTTATTATAGGGTAAAGAAAGGTCATGAGAAGGAATTTGAAGGTCGTTTCTGGGATGTAGTTTCCAGCAATGTAGAAGGAATGAAATCTGCTAAACTTTACAAGAATGTAATGGATCCTCAAGAATACATGATATACACAGAATGGACCTCGTTGGAAGCCTTCAGAAATTTCATGAAGAGTCAAGGTTATAAGGAGACAGTTGATTACGGAAAATCCATACTGGATGGCATTCCTACACATAGAATATTGCAGCCAATAGATGAGGAGATGGAAAAGGTGAGTGGTTCAACCATTTGA
- a CDS encoding Rieske 2Fe-2S domain-containing protein — translation MRHGKEKFDEKKFVKVGRDYLYNYAENNVEPLSPGRRAFLKGVLIGVGVVTVASALPILSVLNPQEVQLKNFPWIIIVDSNGTPIKASSVPINDPTIMLFQYPMLGDITFLLNMGDENNNPVSIPPTKVLIPQNGATYDFPGGVGPFKSIVAYSAICQHLGCAPPEIHFYPPKYFSPGGNVPNYLPSEAYQAALSAGAKSVIHCDCHGSTYDPWHGAGVLTGPTVRPLPYVQLYWDSNTDYIYAVSMNTKAPPIIDHPSDLEGAAYLDSYNKQTECGKLLLNKGEKPSDCYTQLQSDGNTFSGGS, via the coding sequence ATGAGACACGGGAAGGAAAAGTTCGACGAAAAGAAGTTCGTCAAGGTAGGAAGAGATTACTTATATAATTATGCTGAAAACAACGTGGAACCTTTAAGTCCAGGAAGGAGAGCCTTCCTCAAAGGAGTTCTAATAGGAGTTGGTGTTGTAACGGTAGCATCAGCGTTGCCCATACTTTCAGTTCTAAACCCTCAAGAGGTCCAGTTGAAAAATTTTCCATGGATAATAATAGTAGATTCAAACGGTACACCGATAAAGGCGTCGTCTGTGCCAATTAATGACCCAACCATCATGCTTTTCCAATATCCTATGTTGGGGGACATAACCTTCTTACTGAACATGGGAGACGAGAATAATAACCCAGTTTCCATACCTCCAACTAAGGTATTAATACCACAGAACGGCGCCACTTATGATTTTCCTGGAGGAGTAGGTCCTTTCAAGTCCATAGTAGCGTACAGTGCAATATGTCAACATTTGGGTTGTGCACCTCCGGAAATTCATTTCTATCCTCCCAAGTACTTCTCCCCTGGAGGAAACGTTCCCAATTACTTACCTTCAGAAGCCTACCAAGCAGCTTTAAGTGCGGGAGCTAAAAGCGTAATTCATTGTGACTGTCACGGTTCAACTTATGATCCTTGGCATGGAGCAGGCGTTCTCACTGGACCTACAGTGAGGCCTTTACCTTACGTTCAACTTTACTGGGATTCAAATACAGACTACATATACGCAGTTTCCATGAATACTAAAGCCCCTCCAATTATAGATCATCCCTCAGATCTAGAAGGTGCAGCATACCTAGACTCCTATAATAAACAAACAGAGTGCGGGAAGTTATTATTGAACAAGGGGGAAAAGCCAAGCGATTGCTACACGCAACTTCAGAGCGACGGAAACACTTTCTCGGGTGGATCCTGA
- the soxC gene encoding proton pump complex cytochrome B SoxC: MSKESLSSRVSNWFKDRLGLDDLPLFKTPDYMFHVNEWLGALVAGAFFYTVISGLILLLYYNPEAGYDATETIINTVPYGSVFLYSHLYGSYAMIILAYIHMFRNYFTGAYKKPRELLWIFGVLMLVLTLGASFLGYSLIGDVLATSAVDVGAGIISSVPQLSFLLPILFGNYDSGDFTRVLAWHIILVALIGFLFVFHLLMAERYGMMPSRKVKPKAPAVYTKEEDQKFNPWWPRNFVYMMSLIFLTWGFIIAIPNALAYLNGLPQELDPFLNPKPAPPPSSPLAAQVTTYPPWFFLFVYKIADFTSDVVLFLLIGVIIPLVYLLLVPFIDRTDELHPLKRRVFTGIGILMITYLVQTSIWGDIQPGIQVSVAEQVLAYLPPAIIVAIGMAFLPYREKGSTRTKVPMFKKAQFSSPIAVLLFMILAMLMAGAATLFLASPSPLSAAIFLPILSLFVFYAKALTPVAIKAMPQGDSSASDSTSETINSTDVIKLERKKRIATYMIGVLLIMSAIIAADMWTIPSTGFESNMWGIDLGLLFIMLGEAISLYHYVVYKKPNESYE; the protein is encoded by the coding sequence ATGAGCAAGGAAAGCCTTTCCTCTAGGGTATCAAATTGGTTTAAGGATAGGCTAGGCTTAGATGACCTACCTCTCTTTAAAACCCCAGACTATATGTTCCATGTAAACGAGTGGCTGGGAGCCTTAGTTGCTGGTGCGTTCTTCTACACTGTGATATCGGGCTTAATACTGCTCTTATATTACAACCCAGAAGCAGGATACGATGCAACCGAAACTATAATAAACACCGTACCTTACGGATCAGTTTTCCTCTACAGCCACTTGTACGGATCATACGCAATGATAATTTTGGCTTACATACATATGTTCAGAAACTACTTCACCGGTGCTTACAAGAAACCCAGGGAATTACTATGGATATTTGGAGTTCTTATGCTCGTCCTAACGTTAGGTGCGTCTTTCCTAGGATATAGCCTAATAGGCGACGTTTTAGCTACAAGTGCAGTCGACGTAGGTGCAGGAATAATATCTTCAGTACCTCAGCTTTCCTTCCTATTGCCTATCTTATTTGGAAATTACGACAGTGGAGACTTCACCAGAGTACTAGCATGGCACATTATCCTGGTCGCCTTAATAGGTTTTCTATTCGTCTTCCATCTTCTCATGGCCGAAAGGTACGGAATGATGCCATCCAGGAAGGTTAAGCCAAAGGCTCCTGCAGTATATACTAAGGAAGAGGACCAAAAGTTTAACCCATGGTGGCCTAGGAACTTCGTTTACATGATGTCTTTGATATTCCTTACTTGGGGGTTCATAATCGCAATACCCAATGCCTTAGCATACTTAAATGGACTTCCACAAGAGCTAGATCCATTCCTTAATCCCAAGCCTGCACCACCACCAAGTAGTCCATTGGCAGCCCAAGTAACCACTTACCCACCGTGGTTCTTCCTATTTGTTTATAAGATTGCTGACTTCACAAGCGACGTGGTATTATTCCTGTTGATAGGTGTGATAATTCCGTTAGTATATTTACTCTTAGTTCCTTTCATAGACAGAACCGATGAACTACATCCACTTAAGAGGAGAGTCTTCACTGGAATTGGAATACTCATGATAACTTACTTAGTTCAGACTTCAATATGGGGAGACATACAGCCTGGAATACAAGTTAGCGTAGCAGAACAAGTATTAGCATATTTGCCTCCAGCAATAATAGTTGCGATAGGTATGGCTTTCCTGCCTTACAGAGAAAAAGGAAGCACTAGAACTAAGGTTCCCATGTTTAAGAAGGCACAGTTCTCTAGTCCCATTGCCGTGCTATTATTTATGATTTTGGCAATGTTAATGGCAGGCGCAGCTACACTATTCTTAGCTTCACCAAGCCCATTGAGTGCGGCGATATTCCTTCCAATTCTATCGCTATTTGTATTTTACGCTAAGGCGCTAACTCCGGTTGCTATCAAGGCTATGCCGCAAGGAGATTCAAGCGCATCTGACAGCACATCTGAAACGATAAATTCCACAGATGTAATAAAACTTGAGAGGAAAAAGAGAATAGCAACCTATATGATAGGCGTGTTGCTAATAATGAGCGCGATAATAGCAGCTGATATGTGGACCATACCTTCTACGGGATTCGAGTCAAACATGTGGGGGATAGACCTTGGTCTGCTCTTCATAATGCTAGGCGAGGCAATATCACTATACCATTACGTGGTGTATAAGAAGCCAAATGAGTCCTACGAATAA
- a CDS encoding Rieske 2Fe-2S domain-containing protein, with product MLSFHSKKGDKKVLSPDEFHFIRELTFAIRNKGFDPKEFVKKGDSYLFNFAEKNTSGIDEKRRNFLKAMVIGVGVVTVAGIIPGLRVLVPPNVSAVSSFPKSVLLNSSGSPLKASSISVNSPIIMLFNYPLSGEPNFLLNLGDSSGKPVEVPSSTVTVPQTGDKYTFPGGVGPNKSIVAYSAICQHLGCKPPFIHFYPPKYLTPAQLTAPEPDTLTAEALASAKSAKAPAIIHCDCHGSTYDPYHGAQPLTGPTVRPLPTVLLEWDSSTDYLYALGSLGVGIYPEGANGVPSKNPTVDLSSNFGSSVGDKTEVKEAENPFSS from the coding sequence ATGTTATCATTCCATTCTAAGAAAGGAGACAAGAAGGTTCTTAGCCCTGACGAATTCCACTTTATAAGGGAATTAACTTTCGCAATAAGAAACAAAGGATTCGATCCTAAGGAATTCGTCAAGAAAGGAGACAGCTATTTGTTTAATTTCGCAGAAAAAAACACTTCAGGAATAGACGAAAAGAGAAGAAACTTTCTGAAAGCAATGGTTATAGGCGTGGGCGTAGTTACGGTAGCTGGAATTATACCTGGGCTCAGAGTCTTGGTTCCGCCCAACGTATCTGCGGTTTCCAGTTTTCCCAAGAGCGTACTTCTTAACAGCTCCGGTAGTCCATTAAAGGCATCATCAATATCTGTAAATAGTCCAATTATTATGCTATTCAATTATCCGCTTAGCGGCGAGCCTAACTTTCTCCTTAATCTAGGAGACAGCTCAGGCAAACCCGTTGAAGTACCTTCCTCCACCGTTACGGTACCTCAAACGGGAGACAAATATACATTCCCTGGAGGTGTAGGTCCAAACAAGTCTATTGTAGCGTATAGTGCAATATGTCAACACTTAGGATGCAAGCCTCCATTTATCCACTTCTATCCCCCCAAGTATCTGACTCCAGCTCAGCTTACTGCGCCTGAACCTGATACGTTAACTGCTGAGGCATTAGCTAGCGCTAAGAGTGCAAAAGCCCCAGCCATCATACACTGCGATTGCCACGGGTCTACCTATGATCCTTATCATGGAGCACAGCCTCTAACAGGACCAACTGTTAGACCATTACCTACTGTTCTTCTAGAATGGGATAGTTCAACGGATTACTTATATGCCTTAGGATCTTTAGGCGTAGGAATATACCCAGAAGGAGCTAACGGAGTTCCGTCTAAGAATCCTACTGTGGATCTATCAAGCAATTTTGGTTCTTCAGTTGGGGATAAAACTGAGGTGAAGGAAGCTGAGAACCCATTTTCGTCTTGA
- the cbsB gene encoding cytochrome b558/566 subunit B, which translates to MFDLKMEKDLKYYLVFLSIVFFMQFVYQVIFPISYLPLSIPEKLPMEYVGTAGLYLGYGAIALVSLSLSTRIKSMLLLFATDVLSPILSHSVEITLLGIAASSIVIVESFLRQRQVKGILLLPILVMALLSMISAFTIDLLSFTFNPSYSFMFLISSLSFVLYTVLWGKNNKRSVLKYLASIPALFLFLPLYFMVEDNRFMFMIMDMTFSAIYGISFNNPDNLGLFILLLSLSTYLSVVIALKGNPTAGLGYFIVISDVFMGITGYHLIEYMLLVAVGFSLITLKSDGKENEVEKKTIKKEETPASNT; encoded by the coding sequence ATGTTTGACTTAAAAATGGAAAAAGATTTAAAATATTATTTAGTTTTTCTTAGTATAGTATTTTTTATGCAATTTGTCTATCAGGTAATTTTCCCCATATCTTACCTTCCTCTTTCAATCCCTGAAAAGTTGCCCATGGAATACGTGGGTACGGCAGGACTTTACCTAGGTTACGGAGCTATCGCTCTTGTATCACTTTCCTTGTCAACTAGAATCAAATCCATGTTGCTGTTGTTTGCAACAGACGTACTTTCACCTATCCTATCACATTCAGTTGAAATAACTCTACTAGGTATTGCAGCATCCTCAATCGTAATTGTAGAGTCATTTTTACGTCAGAGACAAGTAAAAGGAATCTTATTATTGCCTATCCTCGTCATGGCTTTATTATCAATGATTTCAGCATTTACAATAGATTTATTGAGTTTTACTTTTAACCCTAGCTATTCATTTATGTTTCTAATAAGTTCCTTATCTTTTGTGCTTTACACGGTTCTATGGGGCAAGAACAACAAAAGGAGCGTCTTGAAATATCTAGCTTCTATTCCTGCACTTTTTCTCTTCTTGCCACTCTATTTTATGGTTGAAGATAATCGTTTCATGTTTATGATAATGGACATGACTTTCTCGGCAATTTATGGCATATCTTTTAACAATCCAGATAATCTGGGCCTTTTCATTTTGTTATTAAGCTTGTCAACGTATCTTTCAGTTGTAATAGCTCTAAAAGGAAATCCGACCGCAGGACTTGGATATTTTATTGTAATAAGTGATGTTTTCATGGGAATTACAGGATATCATCTAATAGAGTACATGTTATTAGTAGCTGTTGGCTTCTCACTAATCACACTAAAAAGTGATGGAAAGGAAAATGAAGTTGAGAAGAAGACTATAAAAAAGGAGGAAACTCCTGCATCAAATACATAA
- a CDS encoding glycosyltransferase produces the protein MPHGVNYLGMIPDQRKIYGVMKGSKVFIYPSHVDSFGIVVAEALSCGLPVVAYDIPALRYYYGDCGAVKLVKEGDIEGMVNAVKEFLKGEYHDVAKACAKKYPWDKVAESFKEILEGFSSKELSQVA, from the coding sequence ATGCCACATGGAGTAAACTACCTAGGCATGATACCAGATCAAAGAAAAATATATGGTGTAATGAAAGGATCAAAGGTTTTCATTTATCCTTCTCACGTTGACTCCTTCGGAATAGTTGTAGCTGAGGCTCTGTCTTGCGGTCTTCCAGTAGTTGCTTACGACATACCTGCATTACGTTATTACTACGGTGACTGTGGTGCAGTAAAGCTTGTGAAGGAAGGTGATATTGAAGGGATGGTGAATGCAGTGAAAGAGTTCTTAAAGGGTGAATATCACGACGTTGCAAAAGCATGCGCGAAGAAGTATCCCTGGGATAAGGTTGCCGAATCCTTTAAGGAAATCCTTGAGGGGTTCTCCTCGAAAGAGTTATCTCAAGTAGCATGA
- a CDS encoding peroxiredoxin encodes MKVNVGDQAPDFKAITDEGKEISLSQFRGKYIILYFYPKDNTPGCTREAISFRDRHDELEKEGAVVIGISSDSASSHKGFKEKYSLPFILVSDEGGKIREMYGAKSFLGPSRTTFVISPEGKVIHVYNSQINPARHPEEALRAIRQDKERSGVTKV; translated from the coding sequence ATGAAAGTAAACGTAGGTGACCAGGCTCCAGATTTCAAGGCAATTACTGATGAAGGTAAGGAGATAAGTCTTTCTCAATTTAGAGGGAAATATATAATTCTGTATTTCTATCCTAAGGACAACACACCTGGATGTACTAGGGAGGCAATATCCTTCAGAGATAGACATGATGAGCTGGAGAAGGAAGGTGCAGTTGTAATAGGAATAAGCTCAGACTCAGCCTCATCACATAAGGGGTTCAAGGAAAAATATTCCCTTCCGTTCATCCTAGTGAGTGACGAGGGAGGTAAAATAAGAGAGATGTACGGAGCTAAGAGCTTTCTAGGCCCTTCTAGGACGACGTTCGTGATATCACCAGAAGGAAAGGTAATTCACGTTTACAATTCCCAGATTAACCCTGCAAGACATCCGGAGGAAGCGCTTAGAGCTATAAGGCAAGACAAGGAAAGGAGTGGAGTTACTAAAGTTTAA
- a CDS encoding thiamine pyrophosphate-binding protein, translated as MNAAQVIIKTLRGLGIKRVFSTTGTDHVAFLVEDFPELVLVKHELEAISAAIGSSLKGEMGCALLHTVPGTGNSLGAIMNAFTSRIPLIIMAGIAPITEGGIGKNLRTHWTQEVKDQREIVRQITKLDMEIKDPLMAEQVLVRAYSVAMSEPRGPVYIAFSREVSLGESQIRNKKPSYYEPGPTLDKINKVKEMIEESENPIIVTWRAGRRRQWFHSLKSFAERSNIPVMNFAGEVLNYPSTGKMSIVNADLNKNDLIIVVESEVPWSPPDKVKGSVIKVDVDPLYSYLPTYGFDCTLCIQSTVSSLFDNLQVRKKDFEVKDWRKELKMEVEKLSSMSKVNPRYLSWEIGRLKPDTIYNEYVLNPVYAMPENFASYFADLSSNHLGWTLGASIGGALVSGGYSVVTMGDGAFILGVPEAFYDLAVSLSIPVTVVIYDNSGYLAVEENVEAVTDRTPLEGVKYKRFKIGETVKAFNGFYRLVEEPCEVPDALREAKRETMMGKISVVQVITQGR; from the coding sequence GTGAATGCGGCTCAAGTTATTATAAAGACTTTAAGAGGGCTAGGTATTAAGAGGGTATTCTCAACCACGGGTACGGATCACGTTGCTTTCCTGGTGGAGGACTTCCCAGAGCTAGTTTTAGTGAAGCATGAACTTGAGGCAATATCTGCTGCAATAGGTTCGTCGTTAAAGGGAGAAATGGGATGTGCATTGCTTCATACAGTACCAGGAACTGGAAACTCTCTGGGTGCTATAATGAACGCATTCACGTCAAGAATTCCTCTCATAATCATGGCTGGAATAGCTCCTATAACAGAAGGTGGAATAGGAAAGAACTTGCGAACACATTGGACACAAGAGGTGAAGGATCAGAGAGAAATCGTAAGGCAGATCACCAAGCTGGACATGGAAATAAAGGATCCATTGATGGCAGAACAAGTTCTAGTCAGAGCCTATTCGGTTGCCATGAGTGAGCCCAGAGGTCCAGTTTACATTGCTTTCTCTAGGGAGGTATCCTTAGGAGAAAGTCAGATTAGGAATAAGAAGCCTTCCTATTATGAACCAGGGCCTACCTTAGACAAGATAAACAAAGTTAAGGAAATGATCGAGGAGAGCGAAAATCCAATAATAGTAACGTGGAGAGCAGGTAGAAGAAGGCAGTGGTTCCACTCCTTAAAGAGCTTTGCCGAAAGGTCGAACATACCCGTGATGAACTTTGCCGGAGAGGTATTGAACTATCCATCTACAGGGAAAATGTCGATAGTGAATGCAGACCTAAACAAGAACGACCTCATAATAGTCGTTGAGAGTGAGGTCCCATGGAGCCCTCCAGATAAGGTTAAGGGTAGTGTAATTAAGGTAGATGTAGATCCGCTCTACTCGTATCTACCCACATACGGGTTCGACTGTACTTTGTGTATCCAAAGCACTGTGTCAAGTCTATTCGATAACCTACAAGTTAGGAAAAAAGACTTTGAGGTGAAGGATTGGAGAAAAGAGCTGAAGATGGAGGTGGAAAAGCTTTCCTCAATGTCAAAGGTGAATCCTAGATACCTATCATGGGAGATCGGAAGATTGAAACCCGATACGATTTACAACGAGTATGTGCTAAACCCAGTTTATGCAATGCCGGAGAACTTTGCATCTTATTTCGCAGACCTTTCTTCGAACCACTTAGGATGGACATTGGGAGCATCGATAGGCGGAGCATTGGTTTCGGGAGGTTACTCCGTCGTAACCATGGGAGACGGAGCCTTCATCTTAGGAGTACCAGAGGCTTTTTACGATCTGGCAGTTTCACTCTCTATTCCAGTTACTGTGGTAATTTACGACAATTCTGGATACTTAGCTGTAGAGGAAAACGTAGAAGCCGTTACCGATAGAACTCCTTTAGAAGGAGTCAAGTACAAGAGATTTAAAATAGGAGAAACAGTGAAGGCATTTAACGGGTTTTATAGGCTAGTTGAGGAACCATGTGAGGTCCCGGATGCTCTCAGGGAAGCTAAAAGGGAAACAATGATGGGGAAGATCTCGGTTGTTCAAGTCATAACTCAAGGTAGATAA
- a CDS encoding pirin family protein, which translates to MKRRAEYLLEGKHTIDGAGVKLYRVFGGPSTVNITDPFLLLDFFGSDNVSDYINGFPWHPHRGIETVTYQIEGMTEHEDSEGNKGVIHKGDLQWMTAGSGIFHQEMPKPVGENTEVRGFQLWINLPASDKMTYPVYRDIKGDSATEKDHWGEFRVIAGEFMGVEGPVRAGKKVDPIYIDMRINPESEITFNPGQSRNVLVYVMEGHMTIEDSPRIEEGQLVVTSEGDELTIKAGKRGTRIIVLGGKPLREPVAWYGPIVMNSDEEIQTALRELRQGNFVKEKRPIRE; encoded by the coding sequence ATGAAAAGAAGGGCTGAATATCTGTTAGAAGGAAAGCATACCATAGACGGTGCAGGCGTGAAGTTGTACCGAGTCTTCGGCGGTCCATCTACGGTTAACATTACCGATCCGTTCCTTCTACTAGATTTCTTCGGTTCGGATAACGTTTCGGATTACATTAACGGTTTTCCATGGCATCCCCATAGAGGTATAGAAACTGTAACGTATCAAATAGAGGGAATGACAGAACATGAGGACAGTGAAGGAAATAAGGGTGTAATCCACAAGGGTGATCTTCAGTGGATGACTGCAGGAAGCGGAATTTTCCATCAGGAAATGCCAAAGCCGGTTGGAGAGAACACAGAAGTCAGGGGTTTCCAGTTATGGATCAACCTTCCAGCCTCCGATAAGATGACATACCCTGTGTATAGAGACATAAAAGGAGATTCAGCAACTGAAAAGGATCACTGGGGAGAATTTAGAGTTATAGCTGGAGAATTCATGGGAGTTGAAGGACCAGTTAGAGCTGGCAAGAAAGTAGATCCCATCTACATAGACATGAGGATTAATCCCGAATCCGAGATAACATTCAACCCAGGACAAAGTAGAAACGTGTTAGTATACGTAATGGAAGGACATATGACAATAGAGGACAGCCCAAGGATAGAGGAAGGACAACTTGTAGTTACCAGTGAGGGAGATGAACTTACAATCAAGGCAGGAAAAAGGGGAACTAGAATCATCGTCTTAGGAGGTAAACCTCTCAGAGAGCCCGTAGCATGGTATGGACCTATAGTGATGAATTCAGACGAGGAAATTCAAACCGCACTAAGGGAATTGAGACAGGGAAACTTCGTAAAGGAAAAGAGACCGATAAGAGAATAG
- a CDS encoding NAD(P)-dependent oxidoreductase — translation MEVTVLGLGTMGWRIAKNYAKAGMLKGVWNRTEEKSKLFSKEFGVPVVSLDKISSRFILLSLSDDDAVTSVVRKIDVKGKVIIDTSTISPRTSKSLAKEISSMGGVMYDAPVTGSTGIEERKATVMLGGPKEGVEEVISLLKVTANKVIYVGDNGSGLYLKLVNNLIAASYMEALAEAFTLAERAGLDLEIVSSFLSDGSIISSPLSSMKSRMLKERNYITQFRLSLMAKDLRIIDQECSSLGVANMTSSVTAKLFASALRSGLGDLDMASIYELIRSL, via the coding sequence ATGGAAGTAACAGTTTTAGGCTTAGGAACAATGGGATGGAGGATAGCGAAGAACTACGCCAAGGCTGGAATGTTAAAGGGTGTCTGGAATAGAACGGAGGAGAAGTCTAAACTTTTCTCAAAGGAATTTGGGGTACCCGTTGTAAGTTTAGATAAAATATCGTCTCGTTTCATACTGTTATCGCTTTCTGATGATGACGCTGTTACATCGGTTGTAAGGAAAATTGATGTGAAGGGTAAGGTTATAATAGACACTTCTACAATCTCTCCTAGAACGTCTAAATCTCTAGCTAAAGAAATAAGTTCCATGGGTGGAGTGATGTATGATGCTCCGGTGACCGGATCAACGGGAATTGAAGAGAGAAAAGCTACAGTAATGCTCGGCGGACCTAAAGAGGGAGTTGAGGAAGTGATTTCCTTGCTTAAGGTAACAGCAAACAAGGTCATTTACGTTGGAGATAATGGAAGTGGATTGTATCTAAAGTTGGTTAATAACTTAATAGCAGCTAGTTATATGGAGGCTTTAGCCGAAGCCTTTACCTTGGCTGAAAGGGCTGGACTTGATCTTGAAATAGTCTCGTCATTTCTCTCTGATGGTTCCATCATAAGTTCTCCCCTATCGTCCATGAAGTCAAGGATGTTAAAGGAACGGAACTATATTACGCAGTTTAGGCTCTCCTTAATGGCTAAGGACCTTAGGATAATTGATCAGGAATGCTCATCCTTAGGAGTAGCTAATATGACTTCATCTGTCACGGCAAAACTTTTTGCGTCAGCGTTGCGTTCAGGCCTAGGAGATTTGGACATGGCTTCAATTTACGAGCTTATAAGGAGTCTGTAA
- the soxA gene encoding proton pump complex quinol oxidase subunit SoxA, whose product MSFLEKIKEHAEVSWFVVMLVIIAVFVGWNIAGVTSGSSTSYRYGLPLKSGLPENAQKAVDEYQSRPDSSQEVVNGVLVVNMSVTFKGFSPDVIVANSSEPVVVILKSPQVISGFFMRFQDGVVNVNVVPGYTSYVYFVTPSQPGNYTWRDPEYSGYNFSYWTGTLEVK is encoded by the coding sequence ATGAGTTTCCTAGAGAAGATAAAGGAGCACGCGGAAGTATCGTGGTTCGTAGTGATGTTGGTAATTATTGCAGTTTTCGTAGGGTGGAACATAGCAGGAGTGACTAGTGGATCCAGCACCAGTTATAGATACGGATTGCCCCTAAAGAGTGGACTTCCTGAAAATGCACAGAAGGCAGTTGATGAGTACCAATCCAGACCTGATTCGTCTCAGGAGGTCGTAAACGGAGTCTTGGTCGTTAACATGAGCGTAACCTTCAAGGGATTTAGCCCAGATGTGATAGTTGCGAACTCCAGCGAGCCAGTTGTCGTGATACTCAAGTCGCCTCAAGTTATATCTGGGTTCTTCATGAGGTTTCAAGACGGAGTAGTAAACGTTAACGTAGTGCCGGGGTACACGAGTTATGTGTATTTTGTGACTCCTTCTCAGCCGGGGAATTACACTTGGAGGGATCCAGAATATTCTGGGTATAACTTCTCTTACTGGACCGGAACTCTGGAGGTGAAATAA
- the rnhA gene encoding ribonuclease HI — MIGYFDGLCEPKNPGGIATFGYVIINGEKKIQGYGLAAEPFSSSATNNVAEYTGVLCLLTKMKELGAKDPEIRGDSQLVIRQLKGEYKVKSLRIKHLYEKAVEIAREINAKFEWVPREFNKEADLMTRIAYEKVREGKLTKVGCEGL; from the coding sequence ATGATAGGCTATTTTGATGGTTTATGCGAACCCAAAAATCCTGGGGGTATTGCAACCTTCGGTTATGTGATAATAAATGGAGAGAAAAAGATTCAAGGTTACGGTTTAGCCGCAGAACCTTTCTCCTCCTCTGCTACTAACAACGTAGCGGAATACACAGGAGTATTGTGTCTGCTTACTAAAATGAAGGAACTAGGTGCTAAGGATCCAGAAATTAGAGGAGACAGTCAATTAGTAATAAGACAACTTAAAGGAGAATACAAGGTGAAATCATTAAGAATAAAACATCTCTACGAGAAGGCTGTCGAGATAGCCCGAGAGATTAACGCCAAATTTGAATGGGTTCCACGAGAATTCAATAAAGAAGCAGATCTAATGACGCGCATAGCTTACGAAAAAGTTAGGGAAGGAAAATTAACTAAAGTAGGATGTGAAGGGTTGTAG